A stretch of the Denticeps clupeoides chromosome 6, fDenClu1.1, whole genome shotgun sequence genome encodes the following:
- the LOC114792157 gene encoding monocarboxylate transporter 8-like: MDDRETHLEGDSFKHSFGNSGKKENGEICRDDRLPAFVSSGEILDLSQAQTHQNSNSVHVADLDFPEGGFGWLVVLTATWCYGSIFGIQNSFSILHVMLLKLYEDASDISSQFAVAWIGALAMGMIFFCAPLVSICTDFVGCRATAVGGAAVAFIGLLTSSFANSLGLHYLTFGLLFGCGSSFAFQPSLVILGHYFHQRLSLANGLVTAGSSLFSMGMPALLEEVLAPLGLDRTFQILSIPLLVQTVLAGFTFVPRVSSVRHGNGPHATPSSESRCHRGLSELKKHFNLGVFHLPTYRIWAFAVAAAMLGYFVPYVHLMAFVQEQFAGSAEREWVLLLSLGASSGIRRLIVGRAGDLVPGICKVYLQAAAFLLLGLATALMPLCGAFEGLLAVCLLLGLCDGCFITLMAPIAFELFGPRRASQAIGYLLGLMALPMTAGPPLAGLLHDSFGNYHLSFHLAGIPPMVGGIVLLFVPSVHRRLRSGSGVLEAHSEDGLPHPKGAAGQILPIQDTRL, translated from the exons ATGGATGACCGTGAGACCCATTTAGAAGGTGATTCTTTCAAGCATTCGTTTGGAAACTCTGGCAAAAAGGAGAATGGCGAAATCTGCAGAGACGACAGATTGCCTGCATTTGTAAGTTCTGGAGAAATTCTGGACTTGAGCCAGGCCCAGACCCACCAGAACTCCAACAGTGTCCATGTAGCTGATCTGGATTTTCCTGAGGGCGGCTTTGGTTGGCTGGTTGTGTTGACTGCTACTTGGTGCTATGGATCCATCTTTGGTATCCAGAATTCGTTCAGCATTTTGCACGTGATGCTGTTGAAGCTATACGAAGACGCCAGCGATATCTCCTCTCAGTTTGCTGTTG CCTGGATTGGAGCTCTGGCCATGGGCATGATCTTCTTCTGCGCCCCGTTGGTTAGTATCTGTACGGATTTTGTTGGCTGTCGGGCAACAGCGGTTGGAGGGGCAGCGGTAGCTTTCATTGGACTTCTAACCAGCTCGTTTGCAAA TTCTCTAGGCCTTCACTACCTCACCTTCGGCCTTCTCTTTGGCTGTGGCTCCTCCTTTGCCTTCCAGCCCTCACTGGTGATCCTGGGCCACTACTTCCACCAGCGGCTTAGCCTGGCCAATGGCCTGGTTACAGCCGGCAGCAGCTTGTTTTCCATGGGGATGCCTGCTCTGCTGGAGGAGGTGCTGGCACCGCTGGGACTGGACAGAACCTTTCAGATCCTCAGCATCCCCCTGCTTGTCCAGACCGTTCTGGCAGGATTCACCTTTGTGCCACGTGTCTCCTCCGTTCGCCATGGCAATGGGCCGCACGCGACTCCATCATCAGAGAGTCGCTGCCACAGAGGCCTGTCGGAACTGAAAAAACACTTTAACCTGGGAGTGTTCCATCTGCCTACTTACCGGATTTGGGCCTTTGCAGTAGCAGCTGCCATGCTGGGATACTTTGTGCCTTATGTGCATCTT ATGGCATTTGTGCAAGAGCAGTTTGCAGGCTCTGCTGAAAGAGAATGGGTGCTGCTTCTGTCTCTGGGGGCAAGCTCTGGCATCAGACGCCTCATTGTTGGCAGAGCTGGTGACCTGGTGCCAGGCATCTGTAAAGTCTACCTCCAG GCCGCTGCATTCCTGTTGCTGGGCCTGGCCACCGCCTTGATGCCCCTGTGTGGCGCGTTCGAGGGGCTTCTGGCTGTCTGCCTCCTCCTGGGCCTGTGTGACGGCTGCTTCATCACCCTCATGGCCCCCATCGCGTTTGAACTGTTTGGCCCCCGTCGGGCGTCGCAGGCCATCGGCTATCTGCTGGGGCTGATGGCACTTCCCATGACGGCAGGACCGCCTCTCGCAG GTCTGCTCCATGACTCCTTTGGGAATTATCACCTGTCTTTTCACCTGGCTGGTATTCCTCCAATGGTTGGGGGCATCGTACTCTTGTTCGTCCCAAGCGTCCACCGCCGTCTTCGGTCAGGCTCTGGAGTTCTAGAAGCCCATTCTGAGGATGGCCTCCCACATCCCAAGGGTGCTGCCGGTCAAATTCTGCCAATACAGGACACACGGCTATGA
- the LOC114792128 gene encoding interleukin-13 receptor subunit alpha-2-like isoform X2 → MLAFIFILATSHNMKTTIGTFVPVEEVNPPENITVSDLGLLGHLEIHWNRPASLRNITDCTVRYQVEVFSAYENRWKGIRTSQTSVRDQFDLEQAVQLKLKTIVKGKCTNGTELHSSTVHLEQSPQHTGHASTRVRDFDCVFHQKEYMECTWRAKEEPQHSQRNLFYWHRDLEKPMECPKYLESHGVRDGCWFPKEALLEYTEFNICINGTSPMGPLRPAFYSLQLQNHVKPGVVENVSLELGPEKVFRLEWSPPTGQIPCHCLEYQVEAQESNVWLVSNITEETTFTPQITSNGRSCFRIRSRMHKYCADRGVWSEWSPQTCLPGHGAFPPVLSGTETGASFWNIILICTIVASTVTIFSLLVYLCMSKQILKGNNKNSSRCSLLAE, encoded by the exons ATGTTGGCTTTCATATTCATCCTGGCTACAAGCCATAACATGAAGACAACTATTGGCACTTTtgttcctgtagaagaag TGAACCCTCCTGAGAACATTACTGTGTCAGATCTGGGTTTGTTGGGACATCTGGAAATCCACTGGAATCGGCCAGCTAGTCTGAGGAACATAACTGACTGCACAGTGCGCTACCAAGTGGAGGTCTTCAGCGCCTACGAGAACAGATGGAAG GGCATCCGCACCAGCCAGACATCTGTGCGGGATCAATTTGATCTGGAGCAGGCTGTGCAGCTGAAGTTGAAGACCATAGTGAAGGGAAAGTGCACCAACGGAACTGAGCTGCATAGCAGCACGGTGCATCTGGAGCAGTCTCCTCAGCACACAG GACATGCTAGCACCAGGGTAAGAGATTTTGACTGTGTTTTCCATCAGAAGGAATATATGGAGTGCACTTGGAGAGCAAAGGAGGAACCTCAACATTCTCAGCGAAATCTTTTCTACTG GCACAGGGATTTGGAGAAACCAATGGAGTGTCCAAAGTATCTGGAGTCTCATGGTGTTAGGGATGGATGCTGGTTCCCCAAAGAGGCACTGCTGGAATATACAGAGTTCAACATTTGTATTAATGGAACGTCACCCATGGGACCACTGAGACCAGCATTTTACTCCCTGCAACTTCAAAACCATG TCAAACCTGGTGTGGTGGAAAATGTCAGCCTGGAACTTGGCCCAGAAAAGGTCTTTCGCCTTGAGTGGTCCCCACCCACAGGGCAGATACCTTGTCACTGTCTGGAGTATCAGGTGGAGGCCCAGGAGTCAAATGTCTGGCTG GTTTCAAACATTACTGAGGAAACAACCTTCACTCCTCAAATTACAAGCAATGGGAGGAGCTGCTTTCGGATTAGGTCCAGAATGCACAAGTACTGTGCTGACAGAGGAGTCTGGAGTGAATGGAGCCCCCAGACATGTCTGCCAG GCCACGGAGCCTTTCCCCCTGTGCTTTCAGGGACAGAAACTGGGGCTTCCTTCTGGAACATTATTCTGATCTGCACCATTGTAGCTTCTACAGTGACAATCTTCTCTCTCCTTGTGTATCTGTGCATGTCGAAGCAAAT attgaAGGGAAACAACAAGAATTCTTCTCGGTGTTCTTTGCTAGCAGAATAA
- the LOC114792128 gene encoding interleukin-13 receptor subunit alpha-2-like isoform X1 — MLAFIFILATSHNMKTTIGTFVPVEEALSFPVNPPENITVSDLGLLGHLEIHWNRPASLRNITDCTVRYQVEVFSAYENRWKGIRTSQTSVRDQFDLEQAVQLKLKTIVKGKCTNGTELHSSTVHLEQSPQHTGHASTRVRDFDCVFHQKEYMECTWRAKEEPQHSQRNLFYWHRDLEKPMECPKYLESHGVRDGCWFPKEALLEYTEFNICINGTSPMGPLRPAFYSLQLQNHVKPGVVENVSLELGPEKVFRLEWSPPTGQIPCHCLEYQVEAQESNVWLVSNITEETTFTPQITSNGRSCFRIRSRMHKYCADRGVWSEWSPQTCLPGHGAFPPVLSGTETGASFWNIILICTIVASTVTIFSLLVYLCMSKQILKGNNKNSSRCSLLAE; from the exons ATGTTGGCTTTCATATTCATCCTGGCTACAAGCCATAACATGAAGACAACTATTGGCACTTTtgttcctgtagaagaag CTCTTTCTTTTCCAGTGAACCCTCCTGAGAACATTACTGTGTCAGATCTGGGTTTGTTGGGACATCTGGAAATCCACTGGAATCGGCCAGCTAGTCTGAGGAACATAACTGACTGCACAGTGCGCTACCAAGTGGAGGTCTTCAGCGCCTACGAGAACAGATGGAAG GGCATCCGCACCAGCCAGACATCTGTGCGGGATCAATTTGATCTGGAGCAGGCTGTGCAGCTGAAGTTGAAGACCATAGTGAAGGGAAAGTGCACCAACGGAACTGAGCTGCATAGCAGCACGGTGCATCTGGAGCAGTCTCCTCAGCACACAG GACATGCTAGCACCAGGGTAAGAGATTTTGACTGTGTTTTCCATCAGAAGGAATATATGGAGTGCACTTGGAGAGCAAAGGAGGAACCTCAACATTCTCAGCGAAATCTTTTCTACTG GCACAGGGATTTGGAGAAACCAATGGAGTGTCCAAAGTATCTGGAGTCTCATGGTGTTAGGGATGGATGCTGGTTCCCCAAAGAGGCACTGCTGGAATATACAGAGTTCAACATTTGTATTAATGGAACGTCACCCATGGGACCACTGAGACCAGCATTTTACTCCCTGCAACTTCAAAACCATG TCAAACCTGGTGTGGTGGAAAATGTCAGCCTGGAACTTGGCCCAGAAAAGGTCTTTCGCCTTGAGTGGTCCCCACCCACAGGGCAGATACCTTGTCACTGTCTGGAGTATCAGGTGGAGGCCCAGGAGTCAAATGTCTGGCTG GTTTCAAACATTACTGAGGAAACAACCTTCACTCCTCAAATTACAAGCAATGGGAGGAGCTGCTTTCGGATTAGGTCCAGAATGCACAAGTACTGTGCTGACAGAGGAGTCTGGAGTGAATGGAGCCCCCAGACATGTCTGCCAG GCCACGGAGCCTTTCCCCCTGTGCTTTCAGGGACAGAAACTGGGGCTTCCTTCTGGAACATTATTCTGATCTGCACCATTGTAGCTTCTACAGTGACAATCTTCTCTCTCCTTGTGTATCTGTGCATGTCGAAGCAAAT attgaAGGGAAACAACAAGAATTCTTCTCGGTGTTCTTTGCTAGCAGAATAA
- the LOC114792128 gene encoding interleukin-13 receptor subunit alpha-2-like isoform X3, giving the protein MLAFIFILATSHNMKTTIGTFVPVEEALSFPVNPPENITVSDLGLLGHLEIHWNRPASLRNITDCTVRYQVEVFSAYENRWKGIRTSQTSVRDQFDLEQAVQLKLKTIVKGKCTNGTELHSSTVHLEQSPQHTGHASTRVRDFDCVFHQKEYMECTWRAKEEPQHSQRNLFYWHRDLEKPMECPKYLESHGVRDGCWFPKEALLEYTEFNICINGTSPMGPLRPAFYSLQLQNHVKPGVVENVSLELGPEKVFRLEWSPPTGQIPCHCLEYQVEAQESNVWLVSNITEETTFTPQITSNGRSCFRIRSRMHKYCADRGVWSEWSPQTCLPGTETGASFWNIILICTIVASTVTIFSLLVYLCMSKQILKGNNKNSSRCSLLAE; this is encoded by the exons ATGTTGGCTTTCATATTCATCCTGGCTACAAGCCATAACATGAAGACAACTATTGGCACTTTtgttcctgtagaagaag CTCTTTCTTTTCCAGTGAACCCTCCTGAGAACATTACTGTGTCAGATCTGGGTTTGTTGGGACATCTGGAAATCCACTGGAATCGGCCAGCTAGTCTGAGGAACATAACTGACTGCACAGTGCGCTACCAAGTGGAGGTCTTCAGCGCCTACGAGAACAGATGGAAG GGCATCCGCACCAGCCAGACATCTGTGCGGGATCAATTTGATCTGGAGCAGGCTGTGCAGCTGAAGTTGAAGACCATAGTGAAGGGAAAGTGCACCAACGGAACTGAGCTGCATAGCAGCACGGTGCATCTGGAGCAGTCTCCTCAGCACACAG GACATGCTAGCACCAGGGTAAGAGATTTTGACTGTGTTTTCCATCAGAAGGAATATATGGAGTGCACTTGGAGAGCAAAGGAGGAACCTCAACATTCTCAGCGAAATCTTTTCTACTG GCACAGGGATTTGGAGAAACCAATGGAGTGTCCAAAGTATCTGGAGTCTCATGGTGTTAGGGATGGATGCTGGTTCCCCAAAGAGGCACTGCTGGAATATACAGAGTTCAACATTTGTATTAATGGAACGTCACCCATGGGACCACTGAGACCAGCATTTTACTCCCTGCAACTTCAAAACCATG TCAAACCTGGTGTGGTGGAAAATGTCAGCCTGGAACTTGGCCCAGAAAAGGTCTTTCGCCTTGAGTGGTCCCCACCCACAGGGCAGATACCTTGTCACTGTCTGGAGTATCAGGTGGAGGCCCAGGAGTCAAATGTCTGGCTG GTTTCAAACATTACTGAGGAAACAACCTTCACTCCTCAAATTACAAGCAATGGGAGGAGCTGCTTTCGGATTAGGTCCAGAATGCACAAGTACTGTGCTGACAGAGGAGTCTGGAGTGAATGGAGCCCCCAGACATGTCTGCCAG GGACAGAAACTGGGGCTTCCTTCTGGAACATTATTCTGATCTGCACCATTGTAGCTTCTACAGTGACAATCTTCTCTCTCCTTGTGTATCTGTGCATGTCGAAGCAAAT attgaAGGGAAACAACAAGAATTCTTCTCGGTGTTCTTTGCTAGCAGAATAA